One Mya arenaria isolate MELC-2E11 chromosome 5, ASM2691426v1 genomic window carries:
- the LOC128233909 gene encoding uncharacterized protein LOC128233909: MMATRNQPNGCYARQTPITPTASELEIIKDTVRKRYAARQNKNDVDVQRKTYNAAGNASRTPNTFLVYNEETFTDKNVRKIDGVKRKFTKNYSKYDINGRLTNSKTNNTMYTNKNSVITPSKLPGPVTSQHKASVNVEQETPRVYRPMSARPDSRWQRRDHDDADEAYSTDFDSDNDSELSKDIAISSPPIPNDRAAKSDQNVDMKSLPPRPKTGHGRRAPGESISPRPKSRTRNVENMRFNPNEKWSSPDDLKVSPKKVELNEHNNYPRDSHREDAGPPLKSSSREEIVHGIEHMHFGLEDIDLDVDPVEYFNYQYKFDTFGSGGNLSLLKNTETYLSGKENLSQNRNNQSGSHGNNQNERAMNFESNDRHYGNKALISRNSITNHSVTGFRYGKNMSSINSKYDALTGANVAKKRQGLLAQGMYTNAKVFTMGNTKEQIHMDFKEDPVAGNAIRKPKLKAVEPRAKRQ, encoded by the coding sequence ATGATGGCCACGAGAAACCAGCCCAACGGCTGCTACGCCCGCCAGACGCCCATAACGCCAACAGCCTCAGAACTTGAAATTATCAAGGACACTGTGCGTAAACGGTATGCCGCGcgtcaaaataaaaatgacgtcGACGTTCAACGGAAGACTTACAACGCCGCTGGTAACGCTAGCAGGACGCCGAACACATTTCTCGTTTATAATGAAGAAACGTTTACTGACAAAAACGTCAGAAAAATTGATGGAGTTAAACGCAAGTTCACAAAAAATTACAGTAAATATGACATTAATGGAAGATTAACCAATTCGAAAACGAACAATACgatgtatacaaacaaaaactCAGTAATCACGCCATCAAAATTGCCGGGACCCGTCACGTCACAACACAAAGCAAGTGTAAATGTGGAACAAGAAACTCCTCGAGTATATCGACCAATGTCGGCGCGACCAGATTCCCGTTGGCAGCGCCGGGACCATGACGACGCCGACGAGGCGTATTCGACAGATTTCGACAGTGACAATGATAGTGAATTGAGTAAAGACATTGCTATTAGTTCTCCTCCTATACCGAATGACCGTGCTGCAAAGAGCGATCAAAATGTGGACATGAAGTCACTTCCGCCTCGTCCTAAGACCGGTCACGGCCGGCGGGCGCCTGGCGAAAGTATCAGCCCTAGGCCAAAGTCGCGGACCAGAAATGTAGAAAATATGCGTTTCAATCCCAATGAAAAATGGAGCAGTCCAGATGACTTAAAAGTAAGTCCGAAGAAAGTTGAActaaatgaacataataattacCCTCGTGATAGTCATAGGGAAGACGCTGGCCCTCCGCTTAAAAGTAGCTCAAGAGAGGAGATAGTGCATGGTATTGAACATATGCACTTCGGATTGGAAGACATTGACTTGGATGTCGATCCGGTTGAGTACTTTAATTATCAATACAAGTTTGACACGTTTGGGTCAGGAGGAAACCTGTCATTACTGAAAAACACGGAAACCTATCTTTCCGGCAAGGAAAACCTGTCGCAAAATAGAAATAATCAAAGTGGTTCTCATGGCAACAATCAAAACGAACGTGCAATGAACTTCGAGTCAAATGATCGTCACTATGGTAACAAGGCGCTTATTTCTCGTAATTCAATAACAAACCATTCTGTCACAGGATTCCGGTATGGAAAAAACATGAGCTCTATTAATTCCAAGTACGATGCGTTGACAGGTGCGAACGTGGCAAAGAAACGCCAGGGGCTTTTAGCGCAAGGTATGTACACAAACGCTAAGGTGTTTACAATGGGTAATACCAAGGAACAAATACACATGGATTTTAAGGAAGATCCGGTCGCCGGAAATGCCATACGAAAACCCAAACTGAAAGCTGTGGAGCCACGTGCTAAAAGGCAGTAA